In the genome of Enterococcus sp. DIV2402, the window TTATTTCCGCCAAGTTGTCGTTATTATCCAACTTGTTCGAGTTATACGATTGATGCCATTCAAGTACATGGTGCGGCGAAAGGAACCTTGATGGGAATTGCGAGAATATTACGTTGTCATCCATTTGTTAAGGGTGGAATTGATTACGTTCCACGAAATTTTACTTTAAAAAGAAATACAACAGACGAAATAC includes:
- the yidD gene encoding membrane protein insertion efficiency factor YidD → MQKILIYFVRGYQRFISPLFPPSCRYYPTCSSYTIDAIQVHGAAKGTLMGIARILRCHPFVKGGIDYVPRNFTLKRNTTDEIRPNYTYRKENKK